The window GTTTTCTAAAGCTTCTGTTTTTGCTGGTTTTATTTCTACAATAAGCTTTAAAGCTTTGTCTTTTTTACCAGCTTTAAGGTAATCCTTTAAAGTAGGATATTTTTCACCATTTGAAAGTTTCAGTGTTGCCAATTCTTTAAAATCGGTTTCAGAAATTTCCATTTTTCCGTGATGCTCGTCATGGTTAATGACCAAAATGCCGTCTTTAGACATTCTTACATCAAACTCAGATCCGTAGATTTTTAATTTTTGGGCATTTTCTAATGCTGTAATAGAATTTTCCGTTGTTGGAGGCTGCGTCTGAAAATAACCTCTGTGCGCTATAATTTGGGTTTGTGCATTCATAAAAACTGTCGTTAAAACTGCAAACCCTAAGATAAACTTTTTCATAATATCAATTAATCATTAAAATCTAAAAGCCATTTTTCAGACTTTTAGATAAAATTAGTACTTATTTTTTAGAACGAATATTTTGCTCCGATTTGGATCTGATAAGGATTCCCTGATAAAGGTGCTAAACCGCTGGTATTTTTAGCATATTCAAACTGTTTTGTAACCGGATCAAACTTGTTTATTCTGTATAAAGACATATTTCCGTAAGATTTGTTTACTCCCCATTCTCTGTTAAGTAAATTGGCCAGGTTGAAAATATCTACAGAAAGCTCGAAAGCACCAATTTTTTCAAATTTAATTTTTTTCGCTACACGTACATCCCAAACTCCATAAAATCCGTTCTTACCGCCGTTTCTTTCTGCAATCTGGTTGTTATAATCTGTGATATAATTTTTTAAAGCTTTTCCCACTTCAGGATCATCAATCAGAGATTGCGTCAGTTGAGGGAAAATATAGGCTAAATCATTAGTATCAACAAAATCTCCATTAATATTTCCACCAGAAGTTACCGAGAAACGCGTCCCTCCAATTCCTGAATATCTGATTCCTAATGTAAATCCTGCAATTGTTGGCGAGTTTCCGTATAAAACAACTTTATTTCTGAACTGGTTATCAGAATACGTCATTCTCAGATTTCTAGGATCACTTTCTACCAATGTAGATAATGTTGCAGAATTCGCTACGTTTCCGTTGTATGAAGTATTATCTTTGATATCAGACCAAGTGTAACTTGCCGTGATCTCTCCATCTTTCCAGTAACGGTAACTTGTATCAACTACAAAAGAGAATTGGTTCACTTTTCCATCACTTACCAATTCTAAAACTCTTCCGAATTTTTTGTTGATTGTTCCTTCTTTCCAATTCATTACACCATTACTTGCATTGATTGTACTAGCCGGAACAAAAACTCCTCTTCCACCTTCGGCATCTAATGTGAAAAAAGGATCATTCCTCATATTCCTGTCATAATAGAAGTAATTATTTCTACCTAAAGCCATATACCCTGCAACTCCTGCTCTGAATCTTTCGTTGAAGAAATGCGTATAAGAGATATTTGCTTTGTAAACAATCGGGATTTTTGCATCTTCCCCTGTATAGTTGATTGTTGGAAGTTGATACTGAGATAATGTAGGAATCGTATTGTAATCGTTTCTATAACTATTGAAATCAGGTGTCAAACCAATTTGTGAAGGATTAACATCCACCGTTGCCAGATGATTACCATCAAACACCAAATTATTGATGACCATATAATTATTGATATCAGACGAGAAAATTCCAGCTCCGAATTTTAAGAAATCTTTATTTCCTTCATTCACATTCCACTCAAACTGAAATCTTGGCTGAATAACAAATGATTTAATCTGGTTATCAGTTCTGATTCCCATTTCGTCAAATAATTTCTGATTAAATTGAGCCTTCGGATAACCGCCATAATCAAGTCTTAAACCTGCCATAAAATCTAAACCTCTTGCCACTTTCGTCTGCAATTGCCCATAAATTCCTGCATTCCAGATACTCGATTTTACAGACGGATCTTCTACCAAAGGAACTTCTCTGTAGAATCTGTTGGAAATAAGATTATTAAAATTAAATAGATTATCACCACCATTCACTGTAGGATTTTCTCTGAAATGGAATCTTCCGTTCACCTCACTTCCATACACAGATCTTGCTTTTGTGTACATGAAATCAACCCCAAAAGTATATTTGATCTTATCAGTATTGTAATATAAGTTATCTACGATTTGGATCACATTATTTTTAAAGCTTTCCTGTGCAAAACGGTGACCTCCAATCTGGATATTTGTCGCCTTGTTTCCGTCAATATTCGTGATTATATTTTCTACAATTGCTCTCGGAACAGCATGCCCCAACTGGTCGCTTTGATAACTGTCCTGGAAAGTGTATAAATGCTGAACCTTCAACTCGTTCGTTATATTAGGCTTTAAATTAGATCTTAAAGTTAATAACAAACTGTTATCCATATTTTTATCGGTTCCATAAGACTCAAATGCATTAATCGCTGTATTGTCTCCTAATCCGTTTTTATTGAGATCGTAAGTAAAATTATTTCTTAATGTTAATAAGTTTTTATCATTAATCTGCCAATCTAAACGTAAAAATGCGGCATCAGAATTTCTTACTTTATCGAAACTTCCAAATTGTGGAGAATTTCCAACCCCGTATTTTGCTCTTGCAATATCAAGGAATTTGTTAAGTGTCGCTGTTGTTGTGTTTAATCTCAACTCATCTTCACGCGATTTGATATCTGCAATCTGTAACGGTCTCGAATCTAACTGATGATCCCAAGCTGCGAAAAAATGTAATTTATTTTTAATAATTGGCCCGCCCAATGAAAATCCGAACTGAGAGGTAGAAAAATCAACATCTCTCTTGTTTCCACGAATATCATATGGGCTCGAAAGCCAGTTGGTTCTCAAATATTCCCAAGCACTTCCTGAAAATTTATTGGTTCCTGATTTTGTAACTGCACTCACCGTTCCACCTCCACTTCTACCCAAGGTAACATCGTATTGGTTGGTTGTGATTTTAAATTCTCTTACCGCTTCAATCGATATAGAAAATGGCGCACCGCTTCGGCTGGTTGTAGACCCTGCAGAAGTTGGGTTTTTCGCCGTCATTCCATCAATGGTAAAGTTAGTGGAAGAACCTAGCTGGCCAGATAAGTTTCCGTTTTTACCACTTAAAGGAGACAAATCTGTAAGACTCGTGAAATTTCTTCCGTTTACCGGTAAAATTCCTATATTCTTTGCTGAAATTGCCGTTGCTGCTCCTAAGTTTCCTATTTTATTTTTAAGATTTCCATTGATTACTACTTCTTCAATTGTTTTTTCACCTTCATCCAAATCAAGATTCACAGTCACCTGATCACCAAAATTCACATTATAACCTTCTTTCTTTTCCTCATTTACGATGACCGTATAAGGCCCTCCTAAAGGTATTTCTTTAAAAATATACTCCCCTTTAGAATTAGTTTCTGTTACTGTACGAAAACCGGTAGACTCATTCACGATGGTAACTTTCACCTTTTCCTGAACCTTTTTGCCGGTAATTTTCCCCACAATAGAAGCTTGTGTTGTTTGTGCATAGGCAATAGTTCCTACTCCCAAAAACAGAAGTCCCAATAAAATCTTTGCTTTTTTCATATAATAGATTAATTGGGCACAAAGGTATAGTGACTTTGTAAGCGACCTGTTTAAGGGAGTTTTAACATTTTTTTAATTAAATTACACTATTATGTTAAATAAATGTAAACGATTACATTATTTAATAGAGTATCAATTCGTTAGATTAGATTACAAAGTTTTAATTTTCTCAGAATAATTAATAGTGGTATTTTTTTAAATTATTATTTACATTATTTTTGTTGAAAAGATAGAAAACCCATGTCCGAAAACATTCAGCATAAAATAGAGCAACTCCGTAAAGAACTTCATCAACATAATGAAAATTATTATCTGATGGATGAACCTAGTATTTCAGATTTTGAGTTTGATTTATTATTAAAAGAACTTCAGGATCTGGAAGCACAACATCCTGAATACCATGATGACAACTCTCCTACCATTCGGGTTGGAGGTGGTGTTACAAAAAATTTCCCCACTGTTCAGCATCAGTTTAGAATGTATTCTTTGGATAATTCTTACGATTTTGATGATTTGGAAGACTGGGAAAAGCGAATCATTAAAACAATTGATGAACCTGTAGAATTTGTTGCCGAGCTCAAATATGACGGAGCCTCAATCTCTATTTTATACGAAAACGGGAAATTATCACAAGCGGTAACTCGTGGTGACGGTTTTCAGGGAGATGAGATTACGGCGAATGTACGTACCATTTCAGATATTCCATTGAAATTAAGCGGGAATTTTCCTGAAAGATTCTTTATGCGTGGTGAGATTTATTTAACCCGAAAAAATTTCGACAAACTCAATAAACTGCGTGAAGAAGAAGGTTTAGATCCGTTTATGAACCCAAGAAATACAGCCAGTGGAAGTCTGAAAATGCAGGATAGCGGTGAAGTAAGAAAGCGTAGACTTTCATCGGTGCTTTATCAGTTTGTGTCAGATGAAATTCCTGCAGAAACGCATTGGGAATTGCTTCATGAAGCACAAAATTGGGGATTCAAGATTTCTGATCAGGCAAAACTCTGCAAAAATTTAGATGAGATTAAAGAATTTATTAATTTCTGGGATGTTGAAAGACATAATCTTCCTTTTGAAATTGACGGAATCGTATTAAAAGTTAACTCAATAAAACAGCAAAGACAACTTGGTTACACTGCAAAATCTCCACGTTGGGCAATGGCGTATAAATTTAAAGCTGAAAAAGTAGAAACCGAATTACAAAGCGTTTCTTACCAAGTCGGAAGAACCGGAGCCATCACTCCCGTTGCCAATCTGAAGCCTGTTTTGCTAGCAGGAACGATTGTAAAAAGAGCTTCTCTGCATAATGAAGACATTATCAAAAAATTGGGTCTTCACGAACAAGATTTTGTGTACGTTGAAAAAGGAGGCGAGATTATCCCTAAAATTGTCGGTGTTAATACAGAAAAAAGAACTTCTGATAGCAAAGAATTAGAATATATCAAAAATTGTCCGGAATGTGGAACTGAGTTGATAAAATTAGAAGATCAGGCCATACATTTTTGCCCGAACGATCTACATTGTCCACCTCAAGTTGTGGGAAGAATGATTCATTATGTTTCGAGAAAGGCTTTGAATATTGATAATTTGGGAAGCGAGACTATCGAACAGCTTTACAAAGAAAAACTGGTTGAAAATCCTGCTGATTTTTATGCTTTAACCAAAGAGCAACTTCTTCCTTTGGAAAGAATGGCTGAAAAATCAGCACAAAATATCATCACCGGAATTGAAAAATCAAAAGAGATCCCTTTTGAAAAAGTTTTATACGGAATCGGAATTAAACATGTCGGAGAAACCGTTGCCAAAAAATTAGTCAAAAACTTCAACACAATTGATGATTTAAAAAGCGCAACTGCAGAAGAACTGTGTCAGGTGGAAGATATCGGGATGAAAATAGCGGTGAGCATTGTTGATTTCTTTAATAATTCTGAAAACATTTTAATGCTTGAAAGATTAAAATCTTACGGAGTACAGTTGGAAAAAGGTGAAAATACGAATGAAGTTTTATCCAATGCTTTAGAAGGAAAAACTTTCTTATTTACAGGAAAACTCTCACTTTTCACCAGAGAATCTGCCGAAGAAATGGTAGAAAAACACAACGGAAAAAACATCTCTGCCGTTTCTAAAAATCTTAATTATTTGGTTGTTGGTGAAAAAGCAGGAAGTAAACTGAAAAAAGCACAAGACATCGGAACGATTACGATTTTAGATGAACAGCAGTTTTTGGACTTGATTGAGAAACATTAGAATTCAGAAAAACATTTAACACATTAAGCCATTGGAATTCATTTTCAATGGCTTACTTTTGCGCTTTGACAAAAAAACAACTAATAATTTATGAAAAAAATCTACCTAGTCATTTTCTTGATTATGTGCATTGTATCTAATGCACAAATTGTGAATATTCCAGATATTGCATTCAAAAACTTTCTTCTGACAGCAAACTATAGTAATGGCTATGCAAAAAATCAATTTGGAAGCAACATTGTAATCGATGCAAACAGTGATGGTGAGATTCAACAAAGTGAGGCTAACAATGTTGCTAAGCTTTCTGACCTTTATTATGCAAACAGAGCAAATATTCTATCTATAGAAGGAATCAAAGGTTTTACAAACTTAGAAGATTTATATCTTTTCGGAACTTCTGTTACCACTGTTGATGTAAGTACGATGATTCACCTGCTTGCTTTAAGGCTAAATTATAATGCGCAATTAACATCATTAAATATTACCGGATGTACTTCTTTAACTGATATTTATTCTGAGCACAATAATATTACAAGCTACAGTTTCCAAAGTAATTCATTAAAAAAACTGATTATGAATAATCAAAATTCTACTCAGCCGATAAACAGCATTAATCTTGCACTGTGTCCGAATCTGGAATTTTTGGAGATCAATAAGACAAACATTCAGTCTTTGGATTTCAGCAATATGAGCTCTTTGGAATGGCTTCAGATAACGAACAGCAATTTAACAAACAATATTAATTTAACCAGCTGTACAAATCTCAATAATTTGGGAATTTATAATTGTACATCTCTTACAAACCTTCAGTTGCATAATTTACAAAACTTAGACACTGTTTATTTCTCACAAAGTCCGATATCAAATTTATCTCTCAACAATACGACAAACATAGAGTCATTCGGTTTAAATTCTACAGGTTTAACAGCTTTAGATCTAGCTATTTTTCCGGCGTTAAGACAATTCAGTACCCTAAATAATAATTTTACAGCACTGAATTTAAGTATGAATCCTTTGCTAGAAAATATAACAATCTATGACAATCCTCTTCTAAAAAACATAAATCTGAAAAACGGAGGAACTGCACTAAACGTCACCTCTTGGTTTCATATTAATAATAACAATCCCTCTCTTAATTATATATGCTGTGATAACGATGATTTCGCAGCAATCAGCAATTATTTATCTACTCATTCCCTTAATAATATTGTACTTAATTCTTATTGCTCATTCACTCCGGGCGGTACTTACTATAAAGTTATCGGTAATACAAAATATGATATCAACAACAATGGTTGCGACATCAATGACGTTAATAAACCATTACAAAAATTTTCTATAACGAGCGGATCTGTTTCTGGAAATATGATTGCAAACTCAACAGGAAATTATTCCATTCCTCTACAGGCAGAGACTCACACAATTACACCAATTTCAGAAAACCCTGCTTACTGGACGATATCTCCAACTTTTTTAACTGTCACTTTCCCGGCACAAACAAGCCCTTTAACCCAGAATTTCTGTTTGACGGCAAACGGAAATCATAATGATCTTGAAGTCGTAATTCTTCCAATAACTGCAGCTTCACCAGGTTTTGATGCGAAGTACAAAATTGTCTACAAAAATAAAGGAACGACAACACAAGCTGGAACTTTAGTATTTAATTATAATGATAATTTAATGAATTTCCTGAACTCTACCGTTGCGCCAAATTCACAGACTACCGGAATTTTAAACTGGAGTTTCACCAATCTTCTTCCATTTGAGACTAAAGAAATTATATTAACTTTTAATTTAAATACTCCTACGCAAACTCCTGCTTTAAACGGCGGAGATATTCTTCATTACACCGCGCAAATCAACGGAACAACTGATGAAACTCCGGCAGATAATATATTTACATTAAATCAAACCGTTGTTAATTCTTTCGACCCAAATGACAAAACCTGTTTGGAGGGAACTGCAATTACCCAAACTCAGGTTGGAGAATATGTACATTATTTAATTAGATTTGAAAATACAGGAACGGCAAATGCACAAAATATTGTTGTGAAAGATGAAATTGATATTTCAAAATACGATTTATCGAGCCTGGTTGCACTTAATGCAAGTCACAGTTTTGTAACAAGAATTACAGGAAATGCTGTAGAATTTATTTTCGAAAATATTCAATTGCCTTTTAACAATGCTACGAATGACGGATATGTTTCATTTAAAATCAAAACCAAATCTAATTTAACGTTAGGCGACAGTTTTAGCAATACTGCAAAAATTTATTTTGATTACAATCATCCAATTATTACCAACACTTATACAACTACAGTTCAGAACGTATTAAGCACTTCAGAAATCAGCAATGATAAGACTGAACTTAGTATTTATCCAAATCCAGTGAAAGACGTTCTAAACATCCAATCTAAAAACCAGATTGTAAAAGCTGAAATTTACGATGTAAACGGAAGAATTTTGGTTTCTACTTCTTTAAAAGGTAATTCTATACATGTTTCAGAACTTCCGAAAGGGAATTATATCATCAAATTGTTTTCAAAAGATAAAGCTACCGTTCATAAATTTATTAAGAATTAATTTTAAAAATATGATTAAATAAAGACTGTCTTTCTAGGCAGTCTTTTTCATTTGATATTTTATTGTAATTTTATTTCATTAAACTATACAAATGGATTTTCTAAGAGACCACTCCATTCAAAACGAATTGCTTTTGATTTTTATTTCCGTATTTCTCGGTCTTTGCATTGGTACAGAAAGAGAATACAGAAATAAATCTGCAGGATTGAGAACTTTTATATTGGTTTGTTTCGGGTCTTGCCTTTTCACCATTCTTTCTATTAAAATTGGTGTATCAAATCCCGATCGATTGGCTGCAAATATCATTACCGGAATTGGTTTTTTGGGAGCTGGCGTTATTTTTAAAGGAGACAATAAAATCGATGGCATCACTACCGCCACAACAATTTGGGCAACTGCATCCATCGGGATGGCAGTTGGTTCAGGATATGTTTATTTATCACTTTTAGGAACCATTTTGGTTTTATTAATTCTAAGTTCACTCACCTACTTTCAAACTTATATTGACCATCTTCATAAAATCCGGGAGTATAAAATTGCAGTCTCCAATAAAGAAAATCTTGATTATTGTGAAGAACTTTTTAAAATGAATCATTTAAAATTTGTCGTCGTCAAACAGCAGTTTTCAAAAGGATCTTCTAATACAACCTGGATTATTACCGGAAAAAACAATCATCATGAAAATTTGATTCAGCAGATGATGAATGATGAGAAAATTGATTCTTTTCAGTTTTAAAATTTCATTTTCACAGATTAAAGATGTCTGCTAAAAAAATAAATAAATTCAAATATCTTTAATTTTAATTTATCCATAAACTGGAGTATTAATTTATATTCTTCATTCAGTTTATTTTAATAGCGATTTTCAAAATATACAATGATAAGCAGCAAATGATTAACCTCGGAAAAGCTAGGGTTTAAAAGAAATTAAACACTACTTTTACAATGAAAAACATAATATCCATAAGGGTTTCATGGAAAAGTTGCTGAATATTTACAATACAATAGAAGGTTTATCGCAAGAAGAAGCCCAGTATCATGTTAGCCAATTTGAGAAGGTTATTTTTGCAAAAAAGACAATAATTTTAAGGGAAGGAACCGTAGAAGATTATCTGTATTTTATCGATAAAGGAATCATCCGTTTTTTCGTCAATAAAATACATCCAACCGAGCCTTCAAAAGAAATTACATTTTCTTTGATTTCAGAAAATATGTTCTGTAGTGCCTATGATTCTTTTATTACAAGAAAACCTTGTGCTTACAATGTAGAAACGGTACAGGAAACCTTCATGTACAGAATTCATTTTGATGACCTTCAGAAGCTTTACGAAAGAAGTAAGGTTGGAAATTATTTAGGTCGAATTTCTGCCGAGAATTTATATGTACGAAAAACCCAGCGCGAAATTTCATTACTTATGCACAGCGCAGAAGAACGATATACGAATTTAGCAAAGGCATACCCCCATTTTATAAGAGAAATCCCTTTGAAACACATTGCCTCTTACATCGGAATTACGCCGCAAGCGTTAAGTCGTATCAGAAAACAGAATTTATGAACATAGGTTCATTTTTTCGCTTTAAAATAATCACTTATTTTGCACCGCTAAAGAAAACACAAGTGATGAAATTTTCTTTCTCAAAATCAATGAAATAAAAACATCACCGTGTAAAAGATTTTTGAAATTTATTTACAATCATCTTTAATTGAAAAAAAACATATCCCGAAAGGCCCTTCCTAAATTTTATTTTTAGGAAGGGTTTTTCTTTTCCTAAAAAAATTAAAATGCGTATTTTAGACAAAATTTTTAAATAATGATAAAACGTAATCTTCTTATTGCTTCGGCATTCTTCAGTTTCTCTTGGGGAATCGCTCAGCAATACGGTGGAATGTGGATTCCTACGGAGCTTAATGAAAAGGAAATGAAAGATCTTGGGATGAAAATTTCTGCTAAAGATATTTTTAATACTCAAAAACCAAGTATCAAAGATGCTGTAGTACAGTTCAATGGTGGCTGTACAGCCGAGATCATCTCGCCAAAAGGATTATTACTTACCAATCATCACTGTGGTTATGGACAAATCCAAGCGCACTCTACTGTGCAAAACGACCTTCTTTCTAACGGTTTTTGGGCAAAAAACATGAGTACAGAACTTCCAAATCCGGGAGTAACTGTTGATTTTATTGTTGATATTAAAGATGTTTCTAATCAAATCTTAGAAAATACCGATAATCTTCAGGAGCCAGAATTGGCAAAACAAATCGCAAAAAATATTGAGATTTATAAAAATTCTCAAAAAATAGAAAACTATCAGTCGATTTCTGTAAAACCAATGTATTATGGCAATAAGTTTTACGCTTATGTGATTGAGACTTACAAAGATGTACGTTTGGTTGGTGCACCGCCTCAGAGTATCGGAAAATTCGGAAGTGAT is drawn from Chryseobacterium muglaense and contains these coding sequences:
- a CDS encoding MgtC/SapB family protein; translated protein: MDFLRDHSIQNELLLIFISVFLGLCIGTEREYRNKSAGLRTFILVCFGSCLFTILSIKIGVSNPDRLAANIITGIGFLGAGVIFKGDNKIDGITTATTIWATASIGMAVGSGYVYLSLLGTILVLLILSSLTYFQTYIDHLHKIREYKIAVSNKENLDYCEELFKMNHLKFVVVKQQFSKGSSNTTWIITGKNNHHENLIQQMMNDEKIDSFQF
- a CDS encoding Crp/Fnr family transcriptional regulator; amino-acid sequence: MEKLLNIYNTIEGLSQEEAQYHVSQFEKVIFAKKTIILREGTVEDYLYFIDKGIIRFFVNKIHPTEPSKEITFSLISENMFCSAYDSFITRKPCAYNVETVQETFMYRIHFDDLQKLYERSKVGNYLGRISAENLYVRKTQREISLLMHSAEERYTNLAKAYPHFIREIPLKHIASYIGITPQALSRIRKQNL
- the ligA gene encoding NAD-dependent DNA ligase LigA, which produces MSENIQHKIEQLRKELHQHNENYYLMDEPSISDFEFDLLLKELQDLEAQHPEYHDDNSPTIRVGGGVTKNFPTVQHQFRMYSLDNSYDFDDLEDWEKRIIKTIDEPVEFVAELKYDGASISILYENGKLSQAVTRGDGFQGDEITANVRTISDIPLKLSGNFPERFFMRGEIYLTRKNFDKLNKLREEEGLDPFMNPRNTASGSLKMQDSGEVRKRRLSSVLYQFVSDEIPAETHWELLHEAQNWGFKISDQAKLCKNLDEIKEFINFWDVERHNLPFEIDGIVLKVNSIKQQRQLGYTAKSPRWAMAYKFKAEKVETELQSVSYQVGRTGAITPVANLKPVLLAGTIVKRASLHNEDIIKKLGLHEQDFVYVEKGGEIIPKIVGVNTEKRTSDSKELEYIKNCPECGTELIKLEDQAIHFCPNDLHCPPQVVGRMIHYVSRKALNIDNLGSETIEQLYKEKLVENPADFYALTKEQLLPLERMAEKSAQNIITGIEKSKEIPFEKVLYGIGIKHVGETVAKKLVKNFNTIDDLKSATAEELCQVEDIGMKIAVSIVDFFNNSENILMLERLKSYGVQLEKGENTNEVLSNALEGKTFLFTGKLSLFTRESAEEMVEKHNGKNISAVSKNLNYLVVGEKAGSKLKKAQDIGTITILDEQQFLDLIEKH
- a CDS encoding DUF7619 domain-containing protein, giving the protein MKKIYLVIFLIMCIVSNAQIVNIPDIAFKNFLLTANYSNGYAKNQFGSNIVIDANSDGEIQQSEANNVAKLSDLYYANRANILSIEGIKGFTNLEDLYLFGTSVTTVDVSTMIHLLALRLNYNAQLTSLNITGCTSLTDIYSEHNNITSYSFQSNSLKKLIMNNQNSTQPINSINLALCPNLEFLEINKTNIQSLDFSNMSSLEWLQITNSNLTNNINLTSCTNLNNLGIYNCTSLTNLQLHNLQNLDTVYFSQSPISNLSLNNTTNIESFGLNSTGLTALDLAIFPALRQFSTLNNNFTALNLSMNPLLENITIYDNPLLKNINLKNGGTALNVTSWFHINNNNPSLNYICCDNDDFAAISNYLSTHSLNNIVLNSYCSFTPGGTYYKVIGNTKYDINNNGCDINDVNKPLQKFSITSGSVSGNMIANSTGNYSIPLQAETHTITPISENPAYWTISPTFLTVTFPAQTSPLTQNFCLTANGNHNDLEVVILPITAASPGFDAKYKIVYKNKGTTTQAGTLVFNYNDNLMNFLNSTVAPNSQTTGILNWSFTNLLPFETKEIILTFNLNTPTQTPALNGGDILHYTAQINGTTDETPADNIFTLNQTVVNSFDPNDKTCLEGTAITQTQVGEYVHYLIRFENTGTANAQNIVVKDEIDISKYDLSSLVALNASHSFVTRITGNAVEFIFENIQLPFNNATNDGYVSFKIKTKSNLTLGDSFSNTAKIYFDYNHPIITNTYTTTVQNVLSTSEISNDKTELSIYPNPVKDVLNIQSKNQIVKAEIYDVNGRILVSTSLKGNSIHVSELPKGNYIIKLFSKDKATVHKFIKN
- a CDS encoding TonB-dependent receptor; this translates as MKKAKILLGLLFLGVGTIAYAQTTQASIVGKITGKKVQEKVKVTIVNESTGFRTVTETNSKGEYIFKEIPLGGPYTVIVNEEKKEGYNVNFGDQVTVNLDLDEGEKTIEEVVINGNLKNKIGNLGAATAISAKNIGILPVNGRNFTSLTDLSPLSGKNGNLSGQLGSSTNFTIDGMTAKNPTSAGSTTSRSGAPFSISIEAVREFKITTNQYDVTLGRSGGGTVSAVTKSGTNKFSGSAWEYLRTNWLSSPYDIRGNKRDVDFSTSQFGFSLGGPIIKNKLHFFAAWDHQLDSRPLQIADIKSREDELRLNTTTATLNKFLDIARAKYGVGNSPQFGSFDKVRNSDAAFLRLDWQINDKNLLTLRNNFTYDLNKNGLGDNTAINAFESYGTDKNMDNSLLLTLRSNLKPNITNELKVQHLYTFQDSYQSDQLGHAVPRAIVENIITNIDGNKATNIQIGGHRFAQESFKNNVIQIVDNLYYNTDKIKYTFGVDFMYTKARSVYGSEVNGRFHFRENPTVNGGDNLFNFNNLISNRFYREVPLVEDPSVKSSIWNAGIYGQLQTKVARGLDFMAGLRLDYGGYPKAQFNQKLFDEMGIRTDNQIKSFVIQPRFQFEWNVNEGNKDFLKFGAGIFSSDINNYMVINNLVFDGNHLATVDVNPSQIGLTPDFNSYRNDYNTIPTLSQYQLPTINYTGEDAKIPIVYKANISYTHFFNERFRAGVAGYMALGRNNYFYYDRNMRNDPFFTLDAEGGRGVFVPASTINASNGVMNWKEGTINKKFGRVLELVSDGKVNQFSFVVDTSYRYWKDGEITASYTWSDIKDNTSYNGNVANSATLSTLVESDPRNLRMTYSDNQFRNKVVLYGNSPTIAGFTLGIRYSGIGGTRFSVTSGGNINGDFVDTNDLAYIFPQLTQSLIDDPEVGKALKNYITDYNNQIAERNGGKNGFYGVWDVRVAKKIKFEKIGAFELSVDIFNLANLLNREWGVNKSYGNMSLYRINKFDPVTKQFEYAKNTSGLAPLSGNPYQIQIGAKYSF
- a CDS encoding glycerophosphodiester phosphodiesterase family protein; this encodes MKKFILGFAVLTTVFMNAQTQIIAHRGYFQTQPPTTENSITALENAQKLKIYGSEFDVRMSKDGILVINHDEHHGKMEISETDFKELATLKLSNGEKYPTLKDYLKAGKKDKALKLIVEIKPAKTEALENEMVEKTVKMIKEMKLESQCEYISFSLNICKQIKKIAPDFKVQYLRGELSPQQVKDEGLDGIDYHYSIFQKNPTWISEASALGLITNSWTVNEVEIYNELKKQGVKFVTTNIPEQLKGK